Proteins encoded together in one Gemmatimonadota bacterium DH-78 window:
- the yajC gene encoding preprotein translocase subunit YajC — MMPTPGFHPALALMVPREGAGAGTVMFLQIAAMVAIFYFLLIRPQQKEAKRHREMLAAVKKGDEVITNGGIIGTVVHAAEDRLTIKTGDTRLVVMRGRVAQVVQEPAEAAKKD, encoded by the coding sequence ATGATGCCCACCCCGGGATTCCATCCCGCCCTCGCCCTCATGGTGCCCCGGGAGGGCGCCGGCGCGGGGACCGTGATGTTCCTGCAGATCGCGGCCATGGTGGCCATCTTCTATTTCCTTCTGATCCGTCCGCAGCAGAAGGAAGCCAAGCGGCATCGGGAGATGCTGGCCGCGGTGAAGAAGGGCGACGAGGTGATCACCAACGGCGGGATCATCGGCACGGTGGTGCACGCCGCGGAGGACCGGCTCACGATCAAGACCGGCGACACCCGGCTCGTGGTGATGCGGGGTCGCGTGGCGCAGGTGGTGCAGGAGCCGGCCGAGGCCGCGAAGAAGGACTGA